One window from the genome of Jeotgalibaca sp. MA1X17-3 encodes:
- a CDS encoding universal stress protein: MMQEYKKILVPVDGSGEAELSFRKAIQVAKRNNATMIIAHIIDTRAIQTPTGFEGNFTDEIVHQTKLLMDDYQKMAEEKGVEDIQVRIEYGSPKVVIAKDLAEEYDVDLIMIGATGLNAVERLFIGSVSDYVIRNAPCDVLVVRTDLENERNEEVDK; this comes from the coding sequence ATGATGCAAGAATACAAAAAGATTCTAGTACCTGTAGACGGTTCTGGAGAAGCTGAACTCTCATTCAGAAAAGCAATTCAAGTAGCAAAAAGAAATAATGCAACAATGATTATTGCCCATATTATTGATACGAGAGCCATTCAGACACCAACCGGTTTCGAAGGAAATTTTACTGATGAAATTGTTCACCAAACAAAACTATTGATGGATGATTATCAAAAAATGGCTGAAGAAAAAGGTGTAGAAGATATTCAAGTACGCATTGAATATGGTTCACCTAAAGTTGTAATCGCAAAAGATCTTGCTGAAGAATACGATGTCGATTTAATAATGATTGGTGCTACTGGACTAAACGCAGTTGAAAGATTATTTATTGGTTCTGTTTCAGATTATGTAATCAGAAATGCTCCTTGTGATGTTCTAGTCGTTCGTACAGATCTAGAAAACGAGCGTAATGAAGAAGTAGATAAGTAA
- a CDS encoding class I SAM-dependent methyltransferase, giving the protein MNSTKMEVLFNNMDQAILLLQNELTVSYVESLAETLQNLSFDGQAQQMEGQPSDETIKKLNAIYKKLKLKDESPETVRKLVQLAFIKAIKEDKIQTNHQMTPDTIAYLIAYFIAEIKKDATETLHIHDLASGTGNLLTVVMDYLQKRGNTVSAEAVDNDDLLVALASNSANLQNWNDQIQFVHSDSLQELLIKPADIAVADLPVGYYPMDDRAKKFETSFEEGHSFAHFLMIEQHLKYVKDSGWGFFIIPKNLFESDENSLLIKWLKGKGYLQAVLNLPETLFQSASMQKAILILQKEGENAKQAKQVLLGDIPNIKDARKMKEFIELFHNWSEKML; this is encoded by the coding sequence ATGAATTCAACAAAAATGGAAGTATTATTCAATAACATGGATCAAGCCATCCTATTGCTTCAAAATGAATTGACTGTATCTTATGTAGAATCATTAGCTGAAACTCTTCAGAATCTATCATTTGATGGTCAAGCACAACAAATGGAAGGACAACCTTCTGATGAGACAATTAAAAAACTGAATGCCATTTATAAAAAATTGAAGTTGAAGGATGAATCACCTGAAACGGTTCGAAAGCTTGTACAGTTAGCTTTTATCAAAGCAATTAAAGAAGATAAAATTCAAACAAATCATCAAATGACTCCTGACACCATTGCTTATTTGATTGCCTATTTTATTGCCGAAATTAAAAAGGACGCTACTGAAACACTACATATTCATGATTTAGCATCTGGAACTGGAAACTTATTGACGGTAGTTATGGATTATCTACAAAAAAGAGGAAATACGGTGAGTGCTGAAGCAGTAGATAATGATGATTTGTTAGTTGCTCTTGCATCCAATAGTGCAAACCTTCAAAATTGGAACGATCAGATTCAGTTTGTTCATTCAGATAGTTTGCAGGAACTATTGATTAAACCAGCAGATATAGCTGTAGCTGATCTTCCAGTAGGTTATTATCCAATGGATGATCGAGCAAAGAAATTTGAAACTTCTTTTGAAGAAGGACATTCTTTTGCACATTTTTTGATGATTGAACAACACCTCAAGTATGTAAAAGATTCTGGTTGGGGCTTTTTCATTATTCCTAAGAATTTATTTGAAAGTGATGAAAATAGTCTTTTAATTAAATGGTTAAAAGGAAAAGGGTACTTACAAGCTGTACTAAACTTACCGGAAACTCTGTTCCAATCTGCTAGCATGCAAAAAGCAATTTTAATCCTTCAAAAAGAGGGAGAAAACGCGAAACAAGCTAAGCAAGTACTGCTTGGAGACATCCCTAATATTAAAGATGCAAGAAAAATGAAGGAATTCATAGAACTGTTCCACAATTGGTCTGAAAAGATGCTATAA
- the rpmA gene encoding 50S ribosomal protein L27, with the protein MLKLNLQLFATKKGGGSTGNGRDSQSKRLGSKRADGQFVTGGSILYRQRGTKIHPGTNVGRGGDDTLFSTVDGIVRFERLGRNKKQVSVYPVAQEA; encoded by the coding sequence ATGTTAAAATTGAATCTACAATTATTCGCCACTAAAAAAGGGGGCGGATCAACCGGTAACGGACGTGATTCCCAATCTAAACGTTTAGGTTCTAAACGTGCAGATGGCCAATTTGTAACTGGTGGCTCAATTTTATACCGCCAACGCGGTACTAAAATACACCCAGGAACAAACGTAGGTCGTGGCGGAGATGACACTTTGTTTTCAACAGTTGACGGAATTGTTCGTTTCGAACGTCTAGGACGCAACAAAAAACAAGTATCTGTTTATCCTGTAGCACAAGAAGCTTAA
- a CDS encoding ribosomal-processing cysteine protease Prp: protein MITAKFKQDEYGNIHSYEITGHSGYAEAGEDIICAAVSVLAIETVNSIEKLASHRMIVKEADDEGGYLYAETLKDLSEEQNYISQILLKHLYYSLEDVAETYPTYVNIKI from the coding sequence ATGATAACAGCAAAATTTAAACAAGATGAATATGGGAATATCCATTCCTATGAAATTACAGGTCACTCCGGTTATGCGGAAGCAGGAGAAGATATTATTTGTGCAGCAGTATCTGTTTTGGCAATCGAAACAGTGAATAGCATAGAGAAACTTGCTTCACACCGAATGATAGTAAAAGAAGCTGATGATGAAGGTGGATATCTTTATGCAGAAACGCTAAAAGATCTATCGGAAGAACAGAATTACATTTCGCAAATTTTGTTGAAACATTTATATTACTCCTTAGAGGATGTCGCTGAGACATATCCTACTTATGTTAACATTAAAATATAA
- a CDS encoding MFS transporter, with translation MEKNKKLVQRAAIIGSGTDDLTNMFLSLSLSSIMLDLGINNIQAGSISTITNFGMLLGGLLFGYLADRYGSLKLFKVTLILFSLATAAMFFANSLTTIYILRFLAGVGTGGEYGIAISLLAKVTPLNKMGRMSSLNGVAGMVGNIFAALLASIIIPMFGWNALFLMGLVPILIVAWVHFSVTDDVLNQSTLSTDELEHKKHEKPSYKELFKTAKLTKQTLSLMFMAIIQIGGYFGLMNWLPKIMQEELGLSVSGSSIWMISTIIGMSLGMLFFGRIIDTMGPRISYSIFLLSSAAAVFLFALVKNEFAMLIGGAIVGFFVNGMFAGYGAIVSKLYPRHVHSMANNLIINVGRAVGGFSSIIIGLLMDVGTVQTVMIFLSVCYLSSFAVMLTIKGFSKENYHQVGNTEKKLTIDNI, from the coding sequence ATGGAAAAAAATAAGAAGTTAGTGCAGCGTGCTGCCATCATTGGGTCAGGAACAGACGATTTAACCAACATGTTTCTGTCTCTTTCTTTATCCTCTATTATGTTGGATTTAGGAATCAACAATATCCAAGCAGGTTCAATCTCAACCATTACTAATTTTGGAATGTTGTTGGGGGGATTACTTTTTGGATATTTAGCAGATCGTTATGGTAGTTTGAAACTTTTTAAAGTTACTTTGATCCTTTTTTCCTTAGCAACTGCAGCAATGTTTTTCGCAAATTCTTTAACGACTATTTATATTTTACGCTTCTTAGCTGGGGTAGGTACGGGTGGAGAGTACGGAATTGCCATTAGTTTACTGGCAAAAGTGACTCCTTTGAATAAGATGGGAAGAATGTCCTCTCTCAATGGGGTAGCAGGTATGGTAGGAAATATTTTTGCAGCTTTACTAGCAAGTATTATTATTCCTATGTTTGGTTGGAATGCACTATTCTTAATGGGGCTTGTTCCAATCCTGATAGTTGCTTGGGTACATTTTAGTGTCACAGATGATGTCTTGAATCAGTCTACTTTAAGTACAGACGAATTAGAACATAAAAAACATGAAAAACCATCCTACAAAGAATTATTTAAGACAGCAAAACTAACGAAACAAACCTTGTCATTAATGTTCATGGCAATCATTCAAATTGGTGGCTACTTCGGGTTAATGAATTGGCTCCCTAAAATCATGCAAGAAGAATTAGGCCTTTCTGTTTCTGGAAGCTCCATATGGATGATTTCAACAATCATCGGGATGTCACTTGGAATGCTTTTCTTTGGACGAATTATTGATACAATGGGACCACGAATTTCATATAGTATCTTCTTGTTATCATCTGCAGCCGCTGTATTCTTGTTTGCACTCGTGAAAAATGAGTTTGCTATGTTAATAGGTGGAGCAATTGTCGGATTCTTTGTCAATGGGATGTTTGCCGGATACGGAGCAATTGTTAGTAAACTTTATCCAAGGCACGTTCACTCCATGGCAAATAATTTAATTATCAATGTAGGTCGAGCAGTAGGTGGGTTTTCATCTATTATTATAGGCTTGTTAATGGATGTAGGGACCGTTCAAACCGTCATGATTTTCCTTTCTGTTTGCTACCTGTCAAGCTTTGCGGTCATGTTGACCATCAAAGGATTTTCAAAAGAAAATTATCATCAAGTAGGTAATACAGAAAAAAAGTTAACGATTGACAATATTTAA
- a CDS encoding amino acid ABC transporter ATP-binding protein — protein sequence MLLQANHLSKNYHHTSVIQNFSLSIDAREIVVLTGKSGTGKTTLMRLLNNLEQAEKGTIVIEENFLCKDQDDKAKYTSKKEQRNYQNKIGMVFQNYALFPNLTVLENLLEAPLAQKLGTKKELIEKAELLLNNMKIKDQINKMPSTLSGGQKQRVAIARAMMLSPKILCFDEPTSALDRESADSIGKLIQEIASTGTGILIVTHDIDFGKKYATRVISSDEFIQN from the coding sequence ATGTTATTACAAGCAAATCATCTATCAAAAAATTATCATCATACATCTGTTATCCAAAATTTCTCATTATCAATTGATGCTAGAGAAATAGTGGTTCTAACAGGGAAGTCAGGTACTGGGAAAACAACCTTGATGCGTCTTCTTAATAACTTGGAACAAGCAGAAAAAGGTACGATTGTTATTGAGGAAAACTTTTTGTGTAAAGATCAAGATGATAAGGCGAAGTACACGTCTAAAAAAGAGCAACGGAATTACCAAAATAAAATTGGCATGGTCTTTCAAAATTATGCCTTATTTCCTAACTTAACTGTTTTAGAGAATCTTTTGGAAGCACCTTTAGCACAGAAATTAGGTACAAAAAAGGAATTGATTGAAAAAGCAGAACTTCTTTTAAATAATATGAAAATTAAAGATCAAATAAATAAAATGCCCTCTACATTATCTGGTGGACAAAAACAAAGAGTAGCGATTGCGCGAGCAATGATGTTGAGTCCCAAAATTTTATGTTTTGATGAACCTACCTCTGCGTTAGACCGAGAATCTGCAGATAGTATTGGTAAATTAATTCAAGAAATTGCTTCTACAGGCACAGGTATTTTAATTGTTACGCATGATATAGATTTTGGTAAGAAGTATGCAACGCGAGTGATCTCATCAGATGAATTTATTCAAAATTAA
- a CDS encoding amino acid ABC transporter permease — protein MELLSLIWPSLLDGFTTTLKIFFIVGITSIPLGFLIALIRIFGPKWIGFIVQVYIFVMRGTPLLLQLMFFFFGLPFVGITLDRFTAATLAFIINYAAYYAEIFRGGIMAVPEEQFESIAVLGIGKVRGFLRIITPQVFRIVLPSVGNEVISLVKDTSLVYILGIGELLRAGQIAANTYASLIPFLGVATLYLLITGIITIALNYFETKRKY, from the coding sequence ATGGAATTACTTAGCTTAATTTGGCCATCTTTATTAGATGGATTTACTACTACACTGAAAATCTTTTTCATTGTAGGAATAACCAGTATCCCTTTAGGGTTCTTAATAGCCCTTATTCGGATATTTGGACCAAAATGGATTGGTTTTATCGTACAAGTTTATATTTTTGTGATGAGAGGAACTCCTCTCCTTCTACAGTTGATGTTCTTCTTCTTCGGTCTTCCTTTTGTAGGCATTACACTGGATCGGTTTACAGCTGCAACACTAGCGTTTATTATTAACTATGCTGCTTACTATGCTGAAATCTTCCGAGGAGGTATTATGGCGGTTCCAGAAGAGCAATTCGAATCAATAGCCGTTCTCGGAATCGGAAAAGTACGTGGGTTTTTACGAATTATCACCCCTCAAGTTTTTCGAATTGTGCTTCCTTCTGTAGGGAATGAAGTAATATCTCTCGTTAAGGATACTTCCTTAGTATATATTTTAGGAATCGGAGAATTGTTACGAGCAGGACAAATTGCGGCGAATACTTATGCGTCCCTCATTCCATTTTTAGGAGTCGCAACTTTATACTTATTAATTACAGGAATCATTACGATCGCATTGAATTACTTTGAAACAAAGAGAAAGTATTAA
- a CDS encoding amino acid ABC transporter substrate-binding protein, translating to MKKRLFLLTAAVTMLGACGNSSNQEETNLSSAESGLKETYVVGIDDTFAPMSFKDTNGDIVGFDVELAAATGEILGVDFTFQAIDWVMKETELNAGNIDLIWNGYSITEERKEKVAFSDAYLDNKQIIVTLVDSDINTKEDLEGAVVATQQSSATLDALAADETGIVDKFDGGEAVLYPTFVDVFNDLDSGRSQAIVVDEVLGRYIMKEKGNEKYKVLDDNFGEEEYGVGMRKEDTELQDAINDALKQIKESDEYEDIYNNWFAE from the coding sequence ATGAAAAAACGTCTATTTTTATTAACAGCAGCAGTAACAATGTTAGGAGCTTGTGGGAACAGCAGCAATCAAGAAGAAACAAACCTTTCAAGTGCAGAGAGTGGATTGAAAGAAACATACGTAGTAGGAATTGATGATACGTTTGCTCCTATGAGCTTTAAAGATACAAACGGAGATATTGTTGGTTTTGACGTAGAACTTGCAGCAGCAACTGGCGAGATATTAGGAGTAGATTTTACCTTTCAAGCAATTGACTGGGTAATGAAAGAGACAGAATTAAATGCTGGAAATATTGATTTGATCTGGAATGGTTATAGTATTACAGAAGAACGAAAAGAAAAAGTAGCCTTTAGTGATGCATACTTAGATAATAAACAAATTATTGTTACGTTAGTCGATAGTGATATTAACACGAAAGAAGATTTAGAAGGAGCAGTAGTGGCGACTCAACAAAGTTCAGCTACACTAGATGCTTTGGCTGCGGATGAAACTGGAATTGTTGATAAATTTGATGGTGGAGAGGCCGTTCTGTATCCTACCTTTGTTGATGTGTTTAATGACTTAGATAGTGGTAGAAGCCAAGCAATCGTCGTTGATGAGGTTCTAGGACGATACATCATGAAGGAAAAAGGAAATGAGAAATATAAAGTATTAGATGATAACTTTGGTGAAGAGGAATACGGAGTAGGAATGAGAAAAGAAGATACAGAACTTCAAGATGCAATCAACGATGCATTAAAACAAATTAAAGAATCAGATGAATATGAAGATATTTATAATAACTGGTTTGCTGAATAA
- the mreD gene encoding rod shape-determining protein MreD: MTVGISFIYFFFPKQSVFLYALLFGVAYDSYYSGIIGIYAAGLATFIYLLKKVQNHLEITPGVMVLLYATSLIYLETFIYVMYQFIGMVDLSFGRFLIEKLGPTLLLNLIFLIIFYYPFYKLSQWMYK; encoded by the coding sequence ATTACTGTTGGTATTAGTTTTATCTACTTCTTTTTTCCAAAACAATCTGTTTTTCTTTATGCGTTGTTATTTGGAGTTGCTTATGATAGTTATTATTCAGGGATTATTGGTATTTACGCAGCTGGTTTAGCGACTTTTATTTATCTATTAAAAAAAGTACAAAATCATTTAGAAATAACTCCTGGTGTAATGGTATTACTTTATGCGACTTCACTTATTTATCTCGAAACATTCATTTATGTGATGTATCAATTTATCGGAATGGTCGATCTTTCTTTTGGTAGATTCTTAATTGAAAAACTTGGGCCAACCTTATTATTAAATCTTATTTTCTTGATTATTTTTTATTATCCTTTTTATAAGCTAAGTCAATGGATGTATAAGTAA
- the mreC gene encoding rod shape-determining protein MreC, whose product MNQFFNNKRMIVLLISVIVFISTIAISRNREEASIPQLFINDMAGISTSILSKPAETVSSFVDSVDHLVHTFEENQALKKKVDAMDEMQAKIYALEQENQNMKQELVLNNNLTEFKKISSTVIARNPDNWIDLIVIDKGSNDGIQVDMSVMSGNGLIGRVSEVSPTMAKVLLLSTPNDIANRVSAEIQNPKESIHGIIDGYNHDKKLFIMSEIDPTKEIETGSQVVTSGLGGVSPSSLLIGTVEEVKMDEFGLFQEVLIKPAGNMYDIRYVTVIVRQSKGD is encoded by the coding sequence GTGAATCAATTTTTTAATAATAAAAGGATGATCGTATTACTTATATCAGTTATTGTTTTTATTAGCACAATTGCTATTTCTCGAAATCGAGAAGAAGCTTCGATCCCCCAGCTATTTATAAATGATATGGCTGGTATTTCAACCTCTATTCTTTCTAAGCCAGCAGAAACGGTTTCAAGTTTTGTAGATTCTGTCGACCATTTGGTTCACACCTTTGAAGAAAATCAAGCTTTGAAAAAGAAAGTGGATGCGATGGATGAGATGCAGGCAAAAATTTATGCTTTGGAACAAGAAAACCAAAATATGAAACAAGAATTAGTCTTGAATAACAATCTAACAGAATTCAAAAAAATTAGTAGTACGGTTATTGCTCGAAATCCAGATAATTGGATTGATTTAATCGTAATTGATAAAGGGAGTAACGATGGAATTCAAGTTGATATGTCGGTAATGTCTGGAAATGGATTAATTGGGCGAGTATCAGAAGTAAGTCCAACCATGGCTAAAGTACTTTTACTTTCTACTCCTAATGATATCGCTAATCGTGTTTCTGCAGAAATTCAAAATCCAAAAGAATCAATACATGGCATTATTGATGGATATAATCATGATAAAAAATTATTTATTATGTCTGAAATTGATCCTACAAAAGAAATTGAGACAGGTAGTCAAGTTGTAACTTCTGGACTAGGAGGCGTCTCGCCGAGTTCCTTACTGATTGGAACTGTTGAGGAAGTGAAAATGGATGAGTTTGGACTCTTTCAAGAAGTGTTGATTAAGCCAGCTGGAAATATGTATGATATTCGTTATGTGACAGTAATCGTACGGCAAAGCAAGGGGGACTAG
- a CDS encoding cold-shock protein: MENGKVKWFNSEKGFGFIERENGDDVFVHFSAINGDGFKALEEGQEVSFDITDGNRGPQAANVEKI, translated from the coding sequence ATGGAAAATGGTAAAGTAAAATGGTTTAACTCAGAAAAAGGATTTGGATTTATCGAGCGCGAAAACGGAGACGATGTATTCGTACACTTCTCAGCAATTAACGGAGACGGATTCAAAGCTTTAGAAGAAGGTCAAGAAGTTTCTTTCGACATTACTGACGGAAACCGTGGACCACAAGCTGCTAACGTAGAAAAGATCTAA
- a CDS encoding N-acetylmuramoyl-L-alanine amidase, whose product METINKSIFKGIAGARGANPTMAIIHNDYGAMTPEAYAEWLQRRYDRGDSELGFAHYYGNRHAMLRCEDTFMRAYHAGNATGNTWALGYEVCESYDEQYVKVDDATFILNENAVLKQVAEDFHFYGLKPNRQTIRLHKEFADTSCPHRSWKLHGRSVNSVKDYFIAKVKHYMSLGKTVEEINLNENKKPVKVEVEERMIMLSNFRNANVYKIPNFDGEYVNTKSKKSSIKASFYAYGEHDKEGNSVWLLIDKGTKYEGYIHSNNFLSIRSNEIYQEKK is encoded by the coding sequence ATGGAAACTATCAATAAGAGTATCTTTAAAGGAATTGCAGGAGCAAGAGGAGCAAATCCGACGATGGCAATTATCCATAACGATTATGGAGCCATGACACCAGAAGCATATGCGGAATGGTTGCAGCGTAGGTATGATCGTGGCGATTCTGAATTAGGATTTGCACATTATTATGGAAATAGACATGCCATGCTCCGATGTGAAGATACATTCATGCGTGCCTATCATGCTGGAAATGCAACAGGGAATACGTGGGCATTGGGATATGAAGTATGTGAGTCCTATGATGAACAGTATGTGAAAGTAGATGATGCAACGTTTATCTTGAATGAAAATGCAGTATTGAAACAAGTTGCAGAGGATTTCCATTTCTATGGATTGAAACCGAATCGTCAAACAATCAGATTACATAAAGAGTTTGCTGATACCAGTTGCCCACACCGTTCATGGAAATTACACGGACGCTCCGTCAATAGCGTCAAAGACTACTTTATCGCCAAAGTGAAACATTATATGTCTTTAGGGAAAACAGTGGAAGAAATCAATCTAAATGAAAATAAAAAACCGGTGAAAGTGGAGGTCGAAGAAAGAATGATCATGTTATCGAACTTTAGAAATGCAAATGTATACAAAATACCAAACTTTGATGGGGAGTATGTAAATACAAAATCGAAGAAAAGTTCCATTAAGGCTTCCTTCTATGCATACGGAGAACACGATAAAGAAGGAAATAGTGTGTGGCTATTAATCGACAAGGGTACAAAATACGAAGGGTATATACACAGTAACAACTTCCTTTCCATTCGTTCCAATGAAATTTACCAAGAAAAGAAATAA